The Thamnophis elegans isolate rThaEle1 chromosome 15, rThaEle1.pri, whole genome shotgun sequence genome includes a window with the following:
- the LOC116518258 gene encoding arylacetamide deacetylase-like 4 encodes MHHNTEMQTLPDIQIQKAQSRRGGGIPRGPLFHSTGPSTCCGYLAGVGIPTLCGKRLRRPPKIKFSSSVLCQQGIVLEELGLCSLCDVLRLWANGVPPRRDPSLVIQNQEFDGVPVRIYSSRTVPTTKRKAVLYFHGGAGIFGSIDAYERILRHLAKEGDATVVAVGYGLGPENPYPNQYTECLKAAVHLMKHGEDYGVNSSRIIISGDSCGANFATRICQLLVGHRNLPKVHAQVLIYPGLQGMDLSLPSYQQNCRMPLLWKKLVPYFCCRYLNKSTSFANGLLKGSHVPTATRLKYQKWVNANNIPQRFKVRGYTERDPSLSDFNPQLYEEMKEVLSETFSPLLAEDAVICKLPQTFLLTCEFDVLRDDGLLYMKRLMDNGVPVTWSHVESGMHGIMAFFGYRTLSFPAAKRIVHDVTNFIRGL; translated from the exons ATGCATCACAACACTGAAATGCAAACTCTGCCTGACATCCAAATACAAAAGGCACAgagccggaggggggggggcataccTCGAGGCCCATTGTTTCATTCCACAGGACCCTCTACCTGCTGTGGCTACCTTGCGGGTGTAGGAATTCCAACTCTCTGCGGGAAAAGATTAAGGCGGCCTCCCAAAATTAAATTCTCCTCTTCTGTGCTTTGCCAACAGGGAATTGTTTTAGAGGAGCTGGGTTTGTGCAGCCTCTGCGATGTGTTACGGCTTTGGGCGAACGGAGTACCTCCGCGTAGGGATCCGTCCCTTGTCATTCAGAACCAGGAATTTGACGGGGTGCCAGTGAGGATCTACTCGTCCAGAACGGTGCCAACCACGAAAAGAAAAGCCGTGCTTTACTTCCATGGAGGGGCAGGTATTTTCGGAAGCATCG ATGCCTATGAAAGAATCCTGCGCCACCTGGCGAAAGAGGGGGACGCGACGGTGGTGGCCGTTGG GTATGGACTTGGGCCAGAGAATCCTTATCCAAACCAGTATACTGAATGTCTGAAGGCTGCTGTCCACCTCATGAAACACGGGGAAGATTATGGCGTAAATAGTTCCCGTATTATCATTTCTGGAGACAGTTGTGGGGCTAATTTTGCCACACGCATTTGCCAGTTACTGGTAGGCCACAGAAATCTGCCCAAGGTCCACGCTCAGGTGCTGATCTACCCAGGACTTCAGGGCATGGATTTGTCGTTGCCATCCtaccagcagaactgcagaatGCCCCTCTTGTGGAAGAAACTGGTCCCCTACTTTTGCTGCCGCTACCTTAACAAGTCGACTTCCTTTGCAAATGGTCTTCTGAAGGGCAGCCACGTCCCCACGGCCACCCGGCTGAAGTACCAGAAGTGGGTCAATGCCAACAACATCCCCCAACGGTTCAAAGTCAGGGGCTACACAGAACGAGACCCCTCTTTGTCCGATTTTAACCCTCAGCTGTACGAGGAAATGAAAGAGGTCCTCTCGGAGACCTTTTCCCCTTTGCTGGCCGAAGATGCGGTCATCTGCAAGCTCCCTCAGACCTTCCTTTTGACCTGCGAGTTTGACGTCCTTCGAGACGACGGGCTGCTGTACATGAAGCGGCTGATGGACAATGGAGTGCCGGTCACCTGGAGCCATGTTGAGAGTGGCATGCATGGAATAATGGCCTTTTTTGGCTACCGCACCCTGTCCTTTCCCGCAGCAAAGAGGATTGTCCATGATGTCACCAATTTTATCAGAGGCTTGTGA
- the LOC116518256 gene encoding arylacetamide deacetylase-like 4 isoform X1, translated as MGFPEALLALAAAAILAALILLVLGSVYFEATNSQLPAGLEQPARLRLIHACRIGAAVLGRVLENLRLCSQLQFVRFVRNAWTRRRDAALRIQDAAFQGVPVRLYLPKAPAAAGPRTGIVYFHGGGWLFGSRGSQEHLCCYLARESGSVVVSVGYRLAPEHRHPAQLNDCLAASTHFLKVAEDYGVDSSWVILAGNEAGGNLAARVCQILASRPGPTKVRAQILLCPVLQAVDFSLPSYQQNRAVPLLFRERSAFYLLQRSTGDASCLGDILEGSHVPMKLRAQYRKWLSTDRLQKEFKARGYEPTPFLSPKEDVCEALRSLTLPECSPLLVEDAVLSRLPKTFILTCEYDVLRDDGLLYKRRLEDQGVPVTWRHLAKGFHGILDFFESGWLCFPSGKKGVDDIVSFITGL; from the exons ATGGGCTTCCCGGAGGCGCTGCTGGCGCTGGCGGCCGCGGCAATCCTGGCCGCCCTGATCCTGCTGGTGCTGGGCAGCGTCTACTTCGAGGCCACCAACTCCCAGCTGCCGgcagggctggagcagccggcCAGGCTCCGCCTCATCCACGCCTGCCGCATCGGGGCCGCCGTCCTG GGACGGGTCTTGGAGAACCTGCGCCTCTGCAGCCAGCTCCAGTTCGTCCGGTTTGTGCGCAACGCCTGGACGAGGAGGAGAGACGCCGCCCTCCGCATCCAGGACGCCGCCTTCCAGGGCGTCCCCGTCCGCCTCTACCTGCCCAAGGCGCCCGCCGCCGCCGGCCCCAGGACGGGCATCGTCTACTTCCACGGGGGGGGCTGGCTCTTCGGCAGCCGGG GGAGCCAGGAGCACCTCTGCTGCTACTTGGCCAGAGAAAGCGGCTCGGTGGTTGTCTCCGTGGG GTACCGCTTGGCTCCTGAGCACAGACACCCTGCCCAGCTCAACGACTGCCTTGCTGCCTCCACTCACTTCCTGAAGGTCGCGGAGGACTATGGGGTGGACAGCAGCTGGGTCATCCTTGCTGGAAACGAGGCGGGCGGGAATCTCGCCGCCAGGGTCTGCCAAATCTTAGCAAGTAGACCGGGCCCCACCAAGGTGCGCGCTCAGATCCTCCTCTGCCCTGTCCTCCAAGCGGTAGACTTCAGTCTGCCTTCCTACCAGCAGAACCGGGCGGTGCCGCTTCTGTTCCGAGAACGGTCTGCTTTCTACCTGCTGCAGCGCTCGACGGGAGACGCCTCGTGCCTGGGGGACATCTTGGAAGGGTCGCACGTCCCGATGAAGCTAAGAGCGCAGTACAGGAAGTGGCTGAGCACAGACCGCCTCCAGAAGGAGTTCAAGGCCAGGGGCTATGAGcccacccccttcctctctcccaaaGAGGACGTCTGCGAGGCCCTCCGGAGCCTGACTTTGCCCGAATGCTCGCCGCTCCTGGTGGAAGACGCCGTCCTCTCGCGGCTCCCCAAGACCTTCATCCTGACCTGCGAATACGACGTCCTGAGAGACGACGGCCTGCTCTACAAGAGGCGCCTGGAAGACCAGGGTGTCCCGGTGACCTGGCGCCACCTTGCGAAAGGATTCCACGGGATTTTAGACTTTTTTGAGAGCGGCTGGCTCTGTTTCCCATCTGGGAAAAAGGGGGTGGACGATATTGTCAGCTTCATTACAGGCTTATGA
- the LOC116518256 gene encoding arylacetamide deacetylase-like 4 isoform X2: MGFPEALLALAAAAILAALILLVLGSVYFEATNSQLPAGLEQPARLRLIHACRIGAAVLGRVLENLRLCSQLQFVRFVRNAWTRRRDAALRIQDAAFQGVPVRLYLPKAPAAAGPRTGIVYFHGGGWLFGSRGSQEHLCCYLARESGSVVVSVGYRLAPEHRHPAQLNDCLAASTHFLKVAEDYGVDSSWVILAGNEAGGNLAARVCQILASRPGPTKRSTGDASCLGDILEGSHVPMKLRAQYRKWLSTDRLQKEFKARGYEPTPFLSPKEDVCEALRSLTLPECSPLLVEDAVLSRLPKTFILTCEYDVLRDDGLLYKRRLEDQGVPVTWRHLAKGFHGILDFFESGWLCFPSGKKGVDDIVSFITGL, encoded by the exons ATGGGCTTCCCGGAGGCGCTGCTGGCGCTGGCGGCCGCGGCAATCCTGGCCGCCCTGATCCTGCTGGTGCTGGGCAGCGTCTACTTCGAGGCCACCAACTCCCAGCTGCCGgcagggctggagcagccggcCAGGCTCCGCCTCATCCACGCCTGCCGCATCGGGGCCGCCGTCCTG GGACGGGTCTTGGAGAACCTGCGCCTCTGCAGCCAGCTCCAGTTCGTCCGGTTTGTGCGCAACGCCTGGACGAGGAGGAGAGACGCCGCCCTCCGCATCCAGGACGCCGCCTTCCAGGGCGTCCCCGTCCGCCTCTACCTGCCCAAGGCGCCCGCCGCCGCCGGCCCCAGGACGGGCATCGTCTACTTCCACGGGGGGGGCTGGCTCTTCGGCAGCCGGG GGAGCCAGGAGCACCTCTGCTGCTACTTGGCCAGAGAAAGCGGCTCGGTGGTTGTCTCCGTGGG GTACCGCTTGGCTCCTGAGCACAGACACCCTGCCCAGCTCAACGACTGCCTTGCTGCCTCCACTCACTTCCTGAAGGTCGCGGAGGACTATGGGGTGGACAGCAGCTGGGTCATCCTTGCTGGAAACGAGGCGGGCGGGAATCTCGCCGCCAGGGTCTGCCAAATCTTAGCAAGTAGACCGGGCCCCACCAAG CGCTCGACGGGAGACGCCTCGTGCCTGGGGGACATCTTGGAAGGGTCGCACGTCCCGATGAAGCTAAGAGCGCAGTACAGGAAGTGGCTGAGCACAGACCGCCTCCAGAAGGAGTTCAAGGCCAGGGGCTATGAGcccacccccttcctctctcccaaaGAGGACGTCTGCGAGGCCCTCCGGAGCCTGACTTTGCCCGAATGCTCGCCGCTCCTGGTGGAAGACGCCGTCCTCTCGCGGCTCCCCAAGACCTTCATCCTGACCTGCGAATACGACGTCCTGAGAGACGACGGCCTGCTCTACAAGAGGCGCCTGGAAGACCAGGGTGTCCCGGTGACCTGGCGCCACCTTGCGAAAGGATTCCACGGGATTTTAGACTTTTTTGAGAGCGGCTGGCTCTGTTTCCCATCTGGGAAAAAGGGGGTGGACGATATTGTCAGCTTCATTACAGGCTTATGA